atgtagaaaatcgTGCATATAACCTGAttttattgctagctaaaccACTAACGTGTATGCCAGTCATAATATTCCCGCGCTCAAATGTTCTGTAAGTAGGCGATAAAATGTCCCTATGTGCATTTTTTAATTTTCGCAGATATCATCATATCATATTTGTTTCTGAGATACTTTCCACGTAAACAGCattccttaaaaaaatataaagtgacAATTACTCTATTATGCTTTTGTATCTGTTGTAGGTATAGATGGAACAGAAACTATCATACGTTATTGTTCTCTGAAAACATTCGACAACATGTGTGGAAAGTTTAAGTTTGAAGGTGTTCCATATACAGGGTGTATAGTTTCATGTAACAAAAGAGCCTGCAATGGTAGCCCGAACAACAAAGTCCACGTGTTTTTGTTGTTATGTTTAATGCTGATCATTGGATATAGTCAGAAAGCGTGATAGTGGTGTGTGAAGAGCCATCTTAATTTATCAAAAGTTTAAGGCGAGGCACAATTCACATATAGGtgttatttaaagaaatataggAATGAGGAACACTGGTATTTGAAGTGTGCGGTTATGATTACGTGTCTATGATATCTATTTCAATCATCATATCATTAACTTATTAGTTATTATAGTTTGTTTGAAGAACTGagaaaaatgatgaaacaatACAATCATTATATCACATACAATTTTAATGAGAGTTTGCCATTTTGTAATCACATGAAACACGACAAGAAGCAAGAGACATTGCTAAAAGCTTTCGTGCTTACTATTTTTCGAACCAGGTACAAAGAAGTAATTCCAATTaactacaaatttacttatacaatATTTGAAAACTAATTGAACTAATGGTCACTTGTTTATCCACTGTTACTCTGTATTTAATGGAAATGTGTTGTTTCAAAAACATCAACTTAACTAAATATCTTTTCTTCTTCAATTTACTGTTGGAGTTCCGACTGTTATACAGTTTGGATGCAGTACAATGTGTATCTATAATCGTGTTGTAAGATGAGTCTGTAGAATGGAGTGCTTTACACCTAGTTTTGTCATTCAATTTGATATCATCTAACTTCATTTAAGACATAGTTTAAAACTTATAATTTATTCAGTCCATCCGTTTTCCATGCAAAAAGCATCCATCGGAatataattaatcaaattttcaattttgctGTTTTGAGTTTAAAAAACTTGACGCTGAATGACAACTGATTAATAAtcctttatatataaaacaaataataatattgttACATACTTATTTGTAATAATGTTCTACTGGTAAATGGTTTAATACTCGACTTTTGGACAATATCTATTTAACTTTCAAAATAGAGGTTCAATAACAGCCTACATTTAGTTTATGTAATGATCACCAAAGAAAGGAAGACATGTTAAAGGTCCAACTTTGCTACACAcacacatataatatatatatatatagaatcatattcaaaacagtgtggctgtggccatgattgacgacctaaattatcccattgactgggacagaataggtgaacgtttgtctgtaacgaccactgctcactacttacttattatagaatttaaactgtgaggtcaccaaaggttcttagtGCCTtagtaataaaataattcgaaaaattaatcaggaatactctttatgtttttatttattttattgatataaatcaaaacatcgtattattcctgattagtttttaaCCGGAactttgtgacaaaaatgtcggttattgatttgtgGATGTACGgagggcgggcgggcgggcgggcgggcgggcggtaatcaaatgttgtccgtgcattaactcatgaaccgttcaaccaaagcttttaaaattttaatatgttattactgacaactatacgaaggtcaagttcaataatggcgatttcgtcttttaccgttcaggagttatggttcttgaaagattgaaaaatggagtttccagtcgtgtctgtgcatttacgcatgaactgttctaccaaagcttcccaaattttgatatgttgttactgatgacagaatggaggtcaagtttaataatgacgattttgacttttaccgttcaggagttatgggtcttgaaagattgaaaaatggagtttccagtcgtgtccgtgcattaatgcatgaactgttctaccaaagcttccgaaattttaatatgctgttactgatgacaaaatggaggtcaagttcaataatgaagattttgacttttaacgttcaggagttatggttcttgaaagattgaaaaatggtaattcccgtcgtgtccgtgcattttctcatgaaccattcaaccaaagcttttgaaattttagtatgttgttactgatgacaaaatagaggtcaagttcaataatgacgattttgacttttaccgttcaggagttatggttcttgaaagatcgtaaaatggcgtttccattcacgttgttgcatttactcatgaaccattcaatctaagcttttcaaattgtaatatgtttatactgatgacaaaatggaggtcaaatttgatattgacgattttcactttcaccattcatcagaaatggttcttgtgatattgccaggacacaaataaatgttaataaatccggtttgctgtcgttgtgacagcctcttgttttttatcgaattactttatttaggtgttgagaacctttggtgaccccacagtttcagtgtctttaacaagtacatagtgagaagtggtcgttacagacaaacgttcacatactctgtcccagtcaatgggacaattaaggtcgtcaatcaatggccacaaccacactgttttgaatatgattctaaatatTAGTATGAAAATGAAACCCAACAATGTCAGAATTAGATTTTTAagctgacatttttttttcttcactcaACGAGATTTGAACTTGCACCATTAATGCACTACAGCACCAATCTGATTCTGTTTATATATTATACACTTCTGTGATATAAAATATCTCATCATAAAAGTACTCCTTCTTATACATTGAATTGTTGTACTTTCTTTTAGTTCTCTTCACAATATACATCAGTTACTTTAGGATCCCCAAGACAGAGACAAATAATAACAATAACCACCATCTCGATCAATACCATCTTATATGTTAACACAGTATATACAATAGTGTCAACGTAAATTGTACAGATTAGTTTATACAATATGATATGGTACATGGTATGTACACAACATTTGAATAAAGATACatgaaatgtttacaaaatttacataatcCCAAATTAACAGAGAGAAAGAGAGATAGACGATGAGACGCGAAGAAgcattgaaaagtaaaatcaccaaaatactgaatttcgaagaaaattcaaaaatgaaagtccctaatcaaatggcaaaatcaaaatctcaaacacatcaaacgaatggataacaactgtcatatttctgacttggtacaggcattttcttacgtagaaaatggtAAAACTTGGGTTTAaggctagcttaacctctcacttgtacggcagttgcatcaaattccattatattgacaacgatgtgtgaacaaaacaaacagacataatacatAAACAGATGGATACGGGATCTGAATCTTTGTATTATAAATGTGCAACTAAGTCACTCGGCATCTTATGGATTGTTTACAACTGTTTTATATAGTTATTATAATAGTCATTAAAAGTCTATTGTATCTGTacgataaaacatttatttgtacgTTATATACTTATTGATACTAGATATAATGCATGTATGTGATTAAAGACAAAACGATTTTTGGTAGGTGCAAATACTGTTTGATTTTGAagacgcatatcaataaacttcGAAGAAATAAATCCTTGTAAAGACAAGACATGTagatttatattattatatcaaAACCTGAAGCGAAATGGTGTAAAACACGGCTAAACATAAAAAGGTGTATCTGACTTACTCTTTTTCATGATATTATTGCCCTTTTGTATGCCCCCCACCCAATATAATCGACTGTTTTGTTAAACAAATTTCtttgatttaaaataataaaaaaaaaactttcaaatatcCTAAAGCTATAAAGTGAGGTTCATATAATGGATTTGAAAAATATGGCCTTGTTTATACAATGACATCTGCACTAAGTATAGATAGACCGATGCATCTAGGAAagttttaaggttcatcataacgtTTTGGCTAATATGGCCGTATTGACTTAATAAATTTACTATGAGTGCAGACAAACCTGTAcactttaaaaagtttaaaggCCTGGCAGGAAactatataattaaattttacatgggttttatgtttcagaaaattatgaACTTGGGTGGATTTTTCTATTCATGAGATTATTCAATGGAGCTTCTCAAACCTCTTTCCCAACCTAGTTTATTTTGGCACTTTCTGCAGGAGAGAAAATAATGAATAGCAAAATCTAGTTAAGTTATTAATATTCTGCATCAaaatatgcatttaaaatttattcatcTAGTTCCAGCCACGCTCTAAAACTGTTCCAAGTGCACACATTTTGTTGGTAATAATGTCAAAAAGATACGTTTGTGTTCGAGTTGTaatggtggttgatatagttagGCGTTTGGTTCGGTTTTATGTACTTCATCTGTCTATCCGTCTATAGTTATTTGAACATTTGTTGAGTAAATATGGCCCTAGCAAGTAAATAATGTTCATCACatataaacagctgcgccatgagcgcatgatacacccgacgtcttgtgtggaagttttatgcaataatcataaatagtttctgagaaagttttaagcaataaccatttattgtttttgagacacggcgggacatgtgaaaccccccccccccctgttttttttttacaaatatcactaaaataaaattttaaatcaaaccaaaaagtatacagatctttagattaatatagcaaagaagtgtgtacagtttcgagcaataatcataaattgtttttgagatacggcacgacatgtaaaaaaaaaaaaaaaacttcccttttttaaaaaatactcaataactcaaaaataaaattttgattcatcaccaaaaagtatacagattttagaataatataacatattaagtttcatgaaatttaaataagtcgttctcaagttacggtgcgacatgtttacgccggacagacagagggacagacggacagacagacggacggacggacggacaccggacatttgtataccataatacgtcccgtcaaaattttgacgggcgtataaaattcagaaaaaagtCAGATAAATACAATTTAGTTATCAAATACATATCGCAAGTCAAATATCtcataataaataaaggcaacagtagtataccgctgttcaaaactcataaatccatggacaaaaaacaaaatcgggataacaatcaaaaaccgagggaaacgcattaaatataagaggagaacaacgacataacactaaaatgtataACATGTGTCACATCACataatgttttgttgttttgtaacagATTGTAGTCTTATTGTAAAGTCTCTTACTTAAAATACACGTTTAAGTTATACATGGATGAGCGTTATATAACTTCGTCAAAAATAATTCGCTAATTCTAGAGACATGTTGCTTTTTGTCAATTTGTTCTTCTGCAAATGCTAAGTAAAATTTGAATGGCTTGATGGATGCAAATTCAATTGGTAGGTCgatatttttttccatcaaaaCTGGAATAACTCTCCCCTTCTTATCATGATCTCTCAATGACATTTTTAATACTATTTGTACTTGATGACGTAGAAAATCAGATTCTTGTAAGCTGTAATGCGGcgttattaaaacaaatatataatgtcTTTCAAACAAATGACCTAATTGGAAACAGCTTTCCCCTGGAATTAAAGCATCACTGAGTAGTTCTCCTTTTAGATCTGGAGCAAATTTCATCAAATGTTCTAGAACTTTCTCGGCCATTCTGTCATATTCTGGTCTATCTGGATGTAGAAATACCACATCAACGTCATATTCTGGTATATCTTGGCGACGAAATACTACATTACTAATAACATCACTTCCATGTATATGTAAATCTTTATAAGAAGACAGACACTTGCTgaatacaaataaaatgaaaaaaaaacatattttaattattgTGCTTAATTATCTTGAATAAATGCGAACGGGGCTAAGATGACAACATACATTTTGCCAATTGACCGTTTATAAACATGAccatataatttacatttatgacaacaccgaagtgctgactactcgaCTGGTGATACCTCGGGAAACGTcaaacagcagtggcatcgagccactggtgttaatagttatcaaaggtaccaggcttataaaaCATTGCAACACAGCAGAAGTCACCGATCATATCATCATCTCAGTAGTCGGTTCTGACATGATTTACAACAGAACCTTCTTTAATTATtcgtttataaatttaaaaatcattaagGAAACTAAGGTCTCAACTCCCTCTGGCAAAGTTGACCTGAGATGAATTTGGTCATTTAGAAAGtatttggtcatatagctcttgGACTGTTTCGTATCTTATTCATCCTTGGCTGCTTCGGTCTAATGAAACGTATAATGTGCGGTTTTAATTTTTCAGTATATCAAAGCCAGTAGCGGATTTAAAATCCAGAATGCTAAAACAAAAGCTGATCCACTGAATCCCTATTAATAACATGACAAACGGTTACACTTTTGAACTTAACAGAAGGATTGAGTTAATTTCCCTAAATCCTCATACTGTAAAAATGGTTTATAGACTGAAATTACAAGAACTATATCCAGTAACATTCTGTTTTCGATAACTTAACGATTCTAGTAAAAATTTTAAATGGGGGAAAAGGATAAGGACGACAAATGAGAGATTAACGGTTACTTTTATATTTGCAAAACCTCTTTTGTCTTTTGTTCGTCATATGGAACTCATATAATTACTGTTTATTACCTATTCTTTTCTGGTCCTAATTCATTCTCTCTTGTTTCGTCAATGTATGTTTGAAAATATTCACACTCTTTAGTTTCCTTTTGTACTGTTTCCCTGCTGTTTCGCAGTTCCTGATTTCTAAATAAAGAGAATGATGTTCTGCTGTGTTGCAATGTTTTGTCCTGAACCGTCTCATTATCCTGTTTTACCAATAACGAGCTTTTTGTTTGATCTTCCTTTTTTGTTCCGTCTTTTGTTTTTTCATCTACCGTTAGATCGGTCTCATTTTTACTCGATATAAACTTGTCACTGTAAAAATAAATGCTTAGTTTTGATTGGTATTTATAAGCACCTTAACATGACAACGTTTATAATAAAATCTGGAAATTGGCTAACTTTTCGATATGCAAACTACTGCAGATTACCAAAAATGTTACCAAACTTTCAGGTTTAGACTTCATACAGTAATTAAAGTAAAGATAATACTTTCAATCCGTCATTTAGTTTAGAATTATGAATACTTGGGTAAATGGTAGAgtcaaacgttttttttttaccattgcaTACAAAGAGGGTCTCCGATTGTATGTTCTCCAAATCTGATTCACATGGCTTATATGGTAGTTTCACATTTACCGAAGCCAACTTTTGCCAACTTCAAAACtttcaaatgattaaaaaaagagGTTTCAAAACAATGTGTAGCCATTTTGTTTTGGTGATAACAATAATCatagttaaaaacatttttaattgtcGGTTATATACTAAGTAAGAGttctagatataaaaaagaagatatggcatgATTACTAATGAGACAATTCGCAATCAGTGACCAAATCACaaattaagttttctatgtttgtGGTTAATGTACTagtgtttgtctgttggtctattTTCTTTTTCTGCCATGGTGTTGTCGggttgttttcgacttatgattttgaacaaccctctggtatctttagcctcacgtttaacaactacaggtcatcaTACGGCACTCAACATTGAGCTAAATCAATACCACATGATCGGTTATGAAAGGtcttgaaatgacaaatataaaacaaataaaacgaacGCCATGACTTTTGTACAACACCAAACAATTagccaggttcaacccaccatttgttcctttaaaaatgtcctgtaccaagtcaggaatatggccattgttatattatagttcgtttctgtgtgtgttacaatttaacgttgcgtcgtttgttttctcttatttttgagtgtaaattgacattgcgataagacgtgtcacggtacttgtctatcccaaattcatgtatttggttttgatgttatatttgttattctcgtgggattttgtctaatgcttggtccgtttctgtgtgtgttagttacattgtagtgttgtgtcgttgttctcctcttatatttatgcgtttccgtcagttttagtttgttaccccgattttgttttttgtccatggatttatgagtttgaacagcggtatactactgttgcctttatttacagtaaCAAACAACTTCCCAAACCTGGTACAGTGATATAGCGTTTGACTGTACTTAAATATTTTCCGGGAACAATGCATTCAAAAcgattaaaacaaatattcttaCTTGACATGTTCATGTCCTGGATATAATTTCTCGTCTTTTGTGGTAGAAAGCAGTTCTTTTGTCCTAAAAATCATAATTCAAATATGTTGGATATTCAAGGATGGTATCTAATTATCTTTCATAATATATTTCATTGTACGGTTAATTTAAATGATTGATTTGTTATCTTTTGGCTACTGCCATCTTACATTATAATAAGGTAATTTT
This sequence is a window from Mytilus edulis chromosome 1, xbMytEdul2.2, whole genome shotgun sequence. Protein-coding genes within it:
- the LOC139520237 gene encoding uncharacterized protein → MIFRTKELLSTTKDEKLYPGHEHVNDKFISSKNETDLTVDEKTKDGTKKEDQTKSSLLVKQDNETVQDKTLQHSRTSFSLFRNQELRNSRETVQKETKECEYFQTYIDETRENELGPEKNSKCLSSYKDLHIHGSDVISNVVFRRQDIPEYDVDVVFLHPDRPEYDRMAEKVLEHLMKFAPDLKGELLSDALIPGESCFQLGHLFERHYIFVLITPHYSLQESDFLRHQVQIVLKMSLRDHDKKGRVIPVLMEKNIDLPIEFASIKPFKFYLAFAEEQIDKKQHVSRISELFLTKLYNAHPCIT